The Elaeis guineensis isolate ETL-2024a chromosome 12, EG11, whole genome shotgun sequence sequence TCTCTGCTCACCCTCCACCTTTTTTTCTATATTTCCACCCTCCTCGTAGGGTTCCATACCATCTCCTACACCCCCCACCCCTTCTTTTATTTCTCCTTCTTTATTCctcccaaaaatataaaaaaaacttcTCTTTTTCAATTCATTTGCCAcccttttcctcctcttttttattttttaaaaaaatccaactCAACTGTTTTCTTCCCACCAATAATTAGTATATTTCTTTGGATGCCGGCATGGCGGGCCTAGATCTCGGCACCGCCTCCCGCTTCATCCACGCCCTCCACCACCGCCCCGACCTCCACCTCCAGCACCCCGACTCCGACGACTCCGCCGGCGGCGGTGGCTCAGGAGGCGGAGGCGGCGATGACTCCGCCCACGCCGCCTCCTCCGGTGGCCTGGAGCTGGTCGCTCCCTCCGGGAACTCCTCGGCTGCTGGGCCGGGGGACGTCGTGGGCCGGCGCCCCCGCGGGCGTCCCCCAGGGTCGAAGAACAAGCCGAAGCCCCCGGTTATAATCACTCGGGAGAGCGCCAACACGCTCCGCGCCCACATCCTTGAAGTCGGCAGCGGGTGCGACGTCTTCGACTGCCTCGCCACCTACGCCCGCCGCCGCCAGCGCGGCATCTGCATCCTAAGCGGTAGCGGCACGGTCACCAACGTCAGCCTCCGCCAGCCGGCCTCCGCGGGCGCCGTCATCACCCTCCACGGCCGCTTCGAGATCCTCTCCCTCTCCGGCTCCTTCCTCCCTCCCCCGGCTCCGCCGGGGGCCACCAGCCTCACCATCTTCCTCGCCGGCGGGCAGGGGCAGGTTGTTGGAGGGAGCGTGGTGGGCGCGCTCATCGCTACCGGGCCGGTCATCGTCGTCGCCGCATCGTTCACCAACGTCGCTTACGAACGGCTTCCGCTCGAGGATGAGGAGCCGCCGCCGCTCCAGATGCAACCTCCCGTGTCCCAGGGCTCGGGCGGTGGCGGTGGGAGCAACACTGGCGGGGCTGGTGGGAGTGGAAACGCTGGGAATCCGTTTCCGGACCCGTCTAGCTTGCCGTTCTTCAATTTGCCGCTGAACATGCCTCAGTTGCCGGTGGACGGGCACGCTGGGTGGCCCGGGAGCGCTGCAGGCCGGCAGCCCTACTGATCGCAGGCAATAATCATCAGAGCTTCATAAGGTTGGCATGAATTTATGAAGACTTCTGTGTAcaattactctctctctctctcttgttttgATATTTTGTTCACTTGAGTTCTCAAGGTTCTACCTTTTATGCGTTCATTTCTCTCTGATCATCATGTTGTCTGTTGTTTAGTATGGGAACTCTAAATCTTGTTTTCATAAAACAATGGGTTTGAGACTACTACTACATCCCTTGGCACCTGGGTTTTACTGTCTCTACTTGTTGTGTTATCCCCGGCCCCTTCTATATTTACAGATCCTTTTGAAGTTAGTGTGGATTTTATTGCTATTATTTTAGGCTTCTATATGTGAAACAAGGAATAATATAACAAACATGGAAGCCTGGTTTTTTGTTGCCGCGAGTTGTTTTAGATATCGTTATATCCAAATCCTTCCTAAGGAAAAAACAATCTTCTGCATGACTTGTGCTTTCTTATATTATTTCTTCTTATCacattctatatatatttttttttgataaaactagtATGGCTTCTATGAAGCAAAACAGTACATATATATAACAAAGCATAAGATATCTGGAAGATTGGGGTTTATTGATAAGAGTTGTTTTAGAGATTAGTGATCAGAAACGGGTACGGGGGAGGAGGACATGGGAAGTGAATTTTCAAACTGAATCCAGGTGCGTATGTCTTCGTTATGAAGGCTTCTTGCCTTTAGCTTCTCCAAGCAAGACCTTGggaatcttttctttttttttttttcctctatctATATTTGCTTCTCTGAAATCTGACAACTTTTGAACATGACACATATGGATTCCTTTGAGTTACGTGGATGGCATGATACCGAAAGGAGCAAACGTTGGCTCTTATATCCATGACATTGTTTGGTTGTTTCAAGTCATTTCGGTCATTCCAAAGCCTAGGTTTCATCATGTCTCCTTGTTTCTTTTTCGTTTAAAAGATTAAGTAATCTTAGACAGCACTCTTACTACTGTTTAATAATTCTGGGGAGTATTCTTTATTCTTGCAACCGTTCTTTCCTCATTTTGTTGTTACTCGAAAATTTGATATACATGATCAGGAGTGGGAAAATCAAGTATAATATATATAACCATATAaacctttttgatatttttttccccCTTAATGATCTGCTGCTCCTTGGAGATCGTGGTGGCAACATTCCATCCAGTGGCTAAAGCCAATTACACGGTGCATGGGAGGTTGTGTGGTGATCAAAGTTCTTGTTTTTTTCTACTTGCTCCTGGAAAATCTGGTTTATTGGTGTACTTATTTGTGTTTGACGCTCATGAAACCATCAAATCTGGGCATGTTGGCGAGAAGCAAAAGGTTAGGAGGCCTTTTGGCTGCTTGGTCCCTATCATCATCTTGACAGATCTCGAAGAAAGCATTAAGATCTTACAATTCATGCCTCCTAGAGGGTCCTTCTGTCCCAGTGCTTTTGCCAGATGATTATATATATAGTCTGCAAGATTCATCACTTACATCTTGATTTCTCTACCCCCAAGTTTCCAATACACCCATTGGACATTTTGCATTTAACTGAGGAATGTTCAGGTCATGATTGTCTTCATGATATTATGCATAATTAACAACTCTTCGTGCTGTTATTAAATATACCATGTTGATTTGTAGAATTTTTTGATGAAACCCTAAAAGAGGACAGCAGAAGGGCATGAGTGCAATTCCTGCTGAGCTCACCCCATATCTATTCACATCTCCATGAAGATATTCAAGATAATTTGATGTATGCAATAAATTAATGACAGCATTCAAAAgcctacaaaaattcttttttttttgggtaaatctAGAAAAATACTTTAACATGGAGCAGCTCAaagtttcctctttttttttgcctTCCCTTCAATTCGTTTTTGAGAAGATCTTTCTTTCCTTTAATTTCAACTTGTCTTTCTTGGGGTGCTAACGCAAAAATTAGAATGTGGGAGTCATGAATATCTAAACTTATGCTTGAACAGAATGAAAATTCCTTAAATTATGCTCTTGTGTGGATATAACTTAATATGAGAAGCGAATTATGCCTATTGATCTAATGTTTGTTCTTGTTCACTGTCTTCTTTCATCTCAGGAGTGGGTCAAATATTTTCTTTCTAACATTATAAATAGAGAAACATGACCACAAGAATGACACACCTTCAAAGTTCCTCCATCCAAATGAAGATTTAGTTCTGACAATCCAATTTGCTGGATTATATTCAATCAGGTCTATCCTGACAACCAATTAATAATTCTCATACTAAGATTTATGCTTACATAGAATGCTAAATCATGCGTATATTtaacttgattttttatttttgctaagCTGACATGTTTGTTCTAACGTCATCTACTTAAATAAATAAGTCTATATATGAGCATGATATGCAGTAATATATGCTTCATCGTGTTGTATAATTGATTTTGGAAGTTCCCCTTGTTAGGGTTTTGGATCAGATTAACTGGTTCTAATTCAATTGCATCAGATAAGTCATGATCTGACAACATTACTGTTTCTTCTCTCCCTTGAATGTATGACTAAAATGAACCCCAACTAGGACAAAGGTAGCGCACACTGCACATTCATATGCCTCAATGTTGTCCGGAAATCATACCTTTTTGATCACCTATAAGGATTGCATGTTCGCCTACACTTAAAATCTTTTATTTTGCCTTATTTTCATAAGATTCTTTTCAAGTATAGGGGAGTTTGGgatgttttgtttttgtttatgtAGAGTTAGGTACTAATTGGCCTTCAGATTTTATGGTTGAGCCTCGTTCAGGACTTGATTTCTCTAGTTAGATTATTCGTAAACTAAGGAACAATTTGAAAATAAGAAACATCTTAAAGGTTCTTATCTCTCATGCCAGTTGACTAGCTGCAAGAACTTAATTACATGCTACCTTTGGATTCTAGACAAACATTACATAGCAACACTGATACAATGATTTACAAGGATTGCTTCTTTTGTGCTCTCTTCTTGATGTGATCCTCATCATCTTTGTCTGGAGGCTTAGACATATCAATTTCTCCTGCCCTTTTCCATAAGTCTTTAAATGGGGTTTTTGAGAACAATCTGCCTCTCATATTATCTATGCTTTTTTTCCCTCAGATAGCAAACATACGAACTTATGTTCCATGGACTTCAATGGTTAGAATGCTTGTCACCATCTAGGAGTCAATATACAAGAACTTAAATTCCTTTTCACCAGATAATTGCATGTAGATTTGGCAACAGGTCTGGTCTTAATTGTGAAGTTTCAAGAAAAAGTCCGTAGCCCATTGAATCATTTTGTACCTCTAAGGATGTTGGACAAAACTTGACAGCCATCCTTTCTTCATTGAAGGAAAAAATTAATGTGTTTTGACTACTGCTTGTTAACATAGTCCGATCATGAAGTAAAGATCTAGTCTTTCTTGATGGAGCATTCTTCTTGGGAATCTACTTAGGATTAGTTTTGACAATTCAATTAAGTTTAGAAAGAAGGAATGCAGACTAAAGATGACACTGGACACTAGACAAGATCATTTGAAACTCACTATAGATTCTTATCTTTCCTAGGTTACCAGCATTTGGTAATTATGAATATTGGATGATGAAAAAACAACAGTAACTTCAttatctttcttttccttctcacaTGATAGCATTCGTACTTCACTGAAATCCAGACCCTCACCAACCTCCAAGCCCACCCACCCCAAAAAAAGTAGTGATTTTTTTATGCTTGGAGGACAATATTTCCTTCACACCACAAGGGCCACACATCAAAGGGTCTTCTTTCTAATTATGTTAGCTAGTGGTATCGCGTTGCAGTTGCAACTAAATTATTTAACCGTACtaaatatactaaaaaaattgGCAGAAAAAGCTAATCGTATGCCCAACCTGCATGGCATAAGGTCGGTAGGTCCAGCATCACTCTTGCATAGAAATTGAATGAAGGCAGTATTATCTCCATCAGTGCAGCAAAGATGCCTATTTCATAGaatgatatgattaaataatTTGCAAAGGCTTGccgctttttttctttttaagtatTTATTCCTACAGTGCTGCATTAATTTTGTTGATCCAAGTAATGTAATAGTGAGGACCAACTCAAATGTTCTGCGCTCTCTTTctactaaaaagaaaaagaaagtccTTTTCCCTCCATAATGTTTAAAGGCTAGAAGGAATAGGAAAGATCACCTATCACATCAAGCACAGGAGATACAGGTGGTTCTATTGGGACATGATTGTAATTTGTGATGATATTGACATATCGTTGATACTTACTATACATTCTTCCCTTGGTTCAACTTCTCACACCAGAAGAATGTAAACCATATTATAACTAGGCAGCACACAAGCATTACATAATTTTAGAGTAAACCACAACACAAAAGATTTCTTGTGCTTGACAATGGCATGTGGATGGTCCAAATATACTGATAAATTCCAGGTTAAGAAGACCTCGAGGTAGTCTTGCGAGAACTAGTCAACATACTTTCACACTAGTTTCTTCTTCGACCCTCGCAATATTCATCATCTAGTTGTCTGCTAAAATCTTCCATAACTTGAAGGGAACAAATTTTCTTCTCTGGCTATTATTTTCCTTTGCTTCCATCTCTCCACAAAAGAAAATTATTCTTCTTATTATTCTTTATCTCCTAAACGAATATGTTATACTTGCACATTTTGCATACCCATTCAGACCATTAATATGACAGCTTGCTGTCTTTCTTTGTTTTTGGATGAAAGAAAATATTATGATCCTCCACGGAAAGCTTTATGATCCTCCATTCATGCGATTTTTGAAGCAAAAAAGAAACTTAGTACAAGGAAGATCATCTGAAGATAGCACTGCACTAAACGAGGAGTGTACGCATATATGGTTGTGGTAAGCATTGTCATAAATCTTTAGCTCTCACCCCAGAGATTGCACAAAGCACAGAAATGGTTTGTCATAAGGTATTCTAGATATTGACGTTAGAACTCATTGATGGCTATCTGACAATGATTACCCATATCCCACTAAAAAATAATCCTAGATGCCCCCTAAAGATGTTGAGCACCATGCCATCACAAGACCAGAAGGCGTTCACCTCTTAGAACATTCAAGTGACATTACATTTTATGAAGAGGATAATCCTATTTTACTATACCACATTTGTATTCACCATGCATGGATTATTGCATGCAACCGAACTCTATGAAGATCTAAGTCCCATAAAAACATTTTTAGAAACAAAATGCGAAGTCATATTCTCAAAATTGTTATAAGTTATCATGCGTTTTGCAAAAATTGATGATACTTGTTATGTGGGAGTTATGAAAATTGATATATAAACATACACAAAGGAACTAAAATTGTTGCGCTCCTACTTGCTCATGCCAGGAAAGTGTCAAATTACTTTCTTTTCCAGAATTTATCTAACCTAGCTCTATTGATCCTGATGCTATACTTACAATTAAAACAGCATAAAAAAATTCTTGGCACTCCTACCTAAAGACTTGTGCAAAATGCACAAGGATTACTTAGTGGATTAACAATGCTAGCATAGTTAGGGCTTTGGCATTGCTTGAGAGCTGTTGGACATCAATTGAAATTCTAGAGGCCAAAATTTACGTGGGTCTGCCTATTATAAATACTGCATTCATATGAAAGACTTTCATATGAAAACTATAGTACATGTGCATTTGGTGATGAGCATACGAAATTGTCCATAAATTAACTTATTAGAACAATAATGATTATCAAGTCTAATGAGTTCCCTACTTTTTGAATCAATAGAGCTTTCAGTTAATCAATGACATGTATACCGTACGTGTCACAGAAATAGGTACGTACGTATATGGTGCATCCAATTTTTGTTCGTCTGATGATTGAGTGAAAATAAAGTTGCCGCATCAAAATATTAATTAGGAACCCATTTTGATAACAAACTAGTTGATCGGCACATGTATGTCACATGCATCCATTGCAACTTATGTATATATTATCGGAGGGAGATATCATATGCAGATATTACACAAAAGAAGACTTTGATGAAAGAGAATTAATTGCATTCGATATCATTTAATTGCATTAGGAGTAAATAATAAACATGGTTGTGAATTTAAAGGAGTCTAAAAGTGATATTTCAGATAACAACCAACACTCATGATACAATCAACAACTCATTCTATAAAGCAACAAGCTTGGGATGCAGGGAGGCGACCACTATTATCGATTAgcaaaatattttagagataaTCTACTATCTTTGTCATGGTATGTTAAAAATACAGGCAATCCATTCATGATTTACATAACAATTTCACCATATTCAAAATAAGGGACTGGGATGAAAAGTTTTTATATTTCACTAtcgagaaagttttttttttgtggatgATAATGGAGGCTAAGGAATAGCCACCAATCCTTTATTGAAAAAAGAGGATATGAGAATATTTACAGGTTCTGAAAAGATATAGAAATAGATTGCTCAGGAAAATTTACAACAGTGGTTACATAAGGTGAACATTGGCTCGTTTGATTGCCATCCAAATCTTTTTAAAATTGGCAACCTCCTTTGATTTACACGGGATAAACCAGTCTTTGAAGTGATTTAGAGCATTAGACACCATGAAAGCAGGAGAAGAGGCTTTGTGAAGGAAAAGTCTTGCATTGCGTTCTCTCCAGCATGACCACCCCACTCTTACCATCAGTATCAAAATGATGGGTTGAGATCTCTTGGAGAAAGTTTTTAGAATCCATTTATTTGAGAGAAAATTGAACGATGCTTGAGGATGAAGAACTCAAAGTGATGATCAGAATAATTTCCAAATATTAGAGAAAAGATAATAATTGGAGAACAAATGATCTATGGTTTCTAGAGCTTCTTCACATATTGTACAATTTTCTAAGTTTTGGTCGAGCTTTTTACCTAGAAGTTCTCCGGTATTGAGCTTATTTCTCTAACACAACCACATGAAGCATTTGATTTTCAGCGAGGCAGCAATCTTCCATAGAGTTAGAGTAAAGTAGAATTTGATACCTTTGGAGTTGACGAAGAAATACATAGAAGAAGTTATGATCGTATCATTTGTTTCAAGTTTCTAGTGGACTTGATCATCTTCAAGGTTCAAGGTGGCAGTATCTAGGAGTGAAGTAAGAAGCGTAAATTTAAACCTGATTACTGAGCAAGAGTTGGGAGGGAGCTAGCTAGCTTTATCTTCCAATGGCATTTCCGCTGATTGAAGAGCTGAGTGACGGTTGTGTTCTTATTCCTACTACTTGAGTAAAGATTAGGAAAGATGACTTGAAGCGGTGCATCACATAACCAATTATCTCTCCAGGATATATAGAGTCTCTTGACCATTCCCTATGATGTGCTGAATCCTATTCCAAAAAGCTGATAGAGAATGAATGACATTAATTGCACCACAAATTAGAATGATATTTGATTGGTTTCTAGCTTGGGAAAGCTTCACTTTTTTATGATAAGCGAACTGCACTTATTTGCTTCAGAGACCTATATCTTTTGAAAGTATCTTCCAACCCTATTTAACAAGAAGTGAAGTGTTTAATCGAGAGGCGTCTTTTACTCTGAGCCCACCTTCATCTAGTTGCGTGCACACTATCCTCTAATTTACTTTACAAGAGAGGCTGTTGGTAGACGAAGTCCCACTCTAGAGAAAGAATCGTCGGTATGAATCAATTTACTCTATGATCCATGGTAATAATCTAAAGAGTGACATATAGTAAATAGGTAGAGATGTTAGCACTGAATTTCACTTCTGAGAAAGttaatataaaattatcaaataactaTGGTTTTAGCCATATTTCCTTCCTCATGGATGAACTATGAAACTTCTAAAAAAACCACTGGCATTGAAACCATCCTATCCCATCAAtagtttaaaataaaatcaatatgcgATTCTTTGTTTAACTGTTATGCAATCATCATCTTCTTAATTTCAACTCATCAAGACTGCCCAATTATAGGAGAAGAAGATGGTTTCAGAAGTGAGATTGACAAATCTTTTTTATAGAGTACAAATTTTGAAAGAAAGATAATGGATTtaattttcaatttgtttctttcACATCATGGCTTAAATATATGAAGGCTTTTATTAATCCATAAATGATGATCCCTTATAACGTAGATAAATGATATCACATGTTAGAATAATTGAAGAACTATATAAATATCATGAGGAAAAGATAGAAGAAATGAGAAATTGAGGGGGATTGGAGAAAATGAGGCATAAAATGTAAATTTGGGTTTACGAAAATGGAGTTTCAATTTGTATACAActaagatatatattaattaattttaatccatTTTTTTTAACAAGATGAGCAGGGAGATTTGCAAATGAGCAAAGAGATTCACAAATATTTAGGAAATAAATAAACTTGTTGCGGCTCGTTTTTGGTGGGGTAGTCGGATCGTCGTGCCCAAGTGCAGAACGATAGAAAATTGATGGAGAAAGACCGCTCGTCGAAGAGAGGGCACAGTTGAGAGGGCCAAGAACGGAAGCAAGGGTTCACAGTACGATGAACGGAGGTAAGATCAACTCGGATCAGACGAAAAGATCGGCCGACAGCGTCCGACGGCAGCGAAGAGACCTGTAAGAAAAGCCTACACCGAAGATGGCTCCAGCGAAGAcacttcgatgctcaagtcagttttcagcTCAAGAGATAGAGTAGCGAGTGAGGCAGAGTTTTGAGCTCTGAGTCTTGGAATAGACGTACCTCCTGGGAGTCTTCTATTACCTTCATTTATAGGGAGAGTAGGATGAAGGATGaaaagatgaaaatatatttcaatAGCATCCTGTCATATGAAGCCACATGATGGCATCTTTAAATGACCTTGTCAATGGGTATGCTCTTTGTCCGACGTGTCGATGGTCGCGACAGTGGGCTTTATAGTGCATATGTGGCATAATTAATGACTTTATAGTGTCCTATTACGGTGCGGAGTAGAGCGCTTAGGGTATGATTTCAGAATGATGCAACTTGATGTGACTCGACATGACCGCATGGCAGCCTCACTTGACCACCCGCTGTTGGGTCAATGTCGATATCCAGATCGGTCACTAGTTGGAGCAAGATGAAATTAATTGATTGGAAGTAGTCCGGGGTGAGTGATCCGCGTGCCAGTAGTCTCAGACTCGCTAAGTAGGGTTGGTAAGTCAGGTCGGTATATGACCGACCAGAAGTATCAGGCACTGTAGGCAGCTGAAGAACCCAATCTGTGGATCAGAAAATCAGGACTGTCGTGATAGGCAAGTACATCGGTTTCTCATCGATGCCACTGGAGAAATAAGCTGATCGATGGCCAGTGTAGTCTCCAACTTGGACTAGCCATTTTCAGGTGATGTTGAGGTTGGACTTTCATCGATCTCAATTTTCAAACGGGATCAGTCTTCTGGTGGGACCGACTGTTTAGGGACTATCTTCTGATGAGGTCATCTTTTCTCGAGATGACCTTCGGTTGAG is a genomic window containing:
- the LOC105055016 gene encoding AT-hook motif nuclear-localized protein 23, with protein sequence MAGLDLGTASRFIHALHHRPDLHLQHPDSDDSAGGGGSGGGGGDDSAHAASSGGLELVAPSGNSSAAGPGDVVGRRPRGRPPGSKNKPKPPVIITRESANTLRAHILEVGSGCDVFDCLATYARRRQRGICILSGSGTVTNVSLRQPASAGAVITLHGRFEILSLSGSFLPPPAPPGATSLTIFLAGGQGQVVGGSVVGALIATGPVIVVAASFTNVAYERLPLEDEEPPPLQMQPPVSQGSGGGGGSNTGGAGGSGNAGNPFPDPSSLPFFNLPLNMPQLPVDGHAGWPGSAAGRQPY